The Anaerolineae bacterium DNA window TTGATTGGTCAGTTGGTGGATTGGTTACCTGGTCACCTGGTTGCTTGGTCAATTGGTGGGTTACTTAGCGTGGCGGCGTTGTTGGGTGCGGAGAAAGCGGCCATAGCCTCACACCAAACTTCCAGGTTTTCCAGCCCTCGGTTCACGCCTACCTCCACGCCAACTTACAAGACCAAGTAACGAAGTAACCAAGAACCAAGTAACAAACTAAAACTGCTCCAAAAACCTCAAATCACCACTCCAAAAATACCGAATATCCTCGATATGGTGGCGCAGCATGGTGATGCGTTCGGGGCCCATGCCGAAGGCGAAGCCGGTGTATTTTTCGGGATCGTAGCCGCCGTTGCGCAGCACCACAGGATGCACCATCCCGGCGCCCAAGATTTCCAGCCAGCCGGTGTACTTGCACACATTGCACCCCTTGCCGCCGCAGAGGAAGCATTCCACATCCACCTCGGCGCTGGGCTCGGTGAAGGGGAAGTGGCTGGCGCGGAAGCGCACCCGCGCCGTGGGGCCGAACATGCGGCGGGCGAAATCGGCCAGGGTGCCTTTGAGGTCGCTGAAGGTAATGTTGCGGCCCACGGCCAGCCCCTCCACCTGGGTGAACTGAATCTCCGAGCGGGCGGTGATGGCCTCGTAGCGGTACACCATGCCGGGCAACACCACCCGCAGCGGCGGCGGGTTTTCGGGCAGGGGGCCTTCGCCCGTGTAGCCTGTGGCTTGGCGCATGGCATGAATCTGCCCCGGTGA harbors:
- the pheS gene encoding phenylalanine--tRNA ligase subunit alpha; this translates as MLNELERIRETALQALVQAQDAESLEAWRVAHLGRKSPLMQVFPRLGQLSPEERPLAGKRANEIRQEMEAAYAERAEALRQEAIRRSVEQERLDVTLPGRRPTPGRLHPVTQTIRRITAIFAEMGFQVLRSREVETDEYNFQLLNIPPHHPAREMQDTFYMKSGGDGETYPVVLRTHTSPGQIHAMRQATGYTGEGPLPENPPPLRVVLPGMVYRYEAITARSEIQFTQVEGLAVGRNITFSDLKGTLADFARRMFGPTARVRFRASHFPFTEPSAEVDVECFLCGGKGCNVCKYTGWLEILGAGMVHPVVLRNGGYDPEKYTGFAFGMGPERITMLRHHIEDIRYFWSGDLRFLEQF